The proteins below are encoded in one region of Kogia breviceps isolate mKogBre1 chromosome 8, mKogBre1 haplotype 1, whole genome shotgun sequence:
- the SURF2 gene encoding surfeit locus protein 2 has translation MSEPPADVRAFLREHPSLRLEPGARKVRCALTGHELPCRLSELQVYTRGKKYRRLVRASPAFDYAEFEPHIVPSTKNPHQLFCKLTLRHINKSPEHVLRHSQGRRYRRALQKYEECRKPGVEAVPACRQHGSSGRADRHGPPRPREAFWEPASSDDGAAPSDSDDSMTDLYPPELFTKKDLGGTEHGDSTDDLLAGDEDEKPRRRGEMGPGDSGAVGAGREQVLERGKKQSGSLKKKSKSHHRKPKSFSSFKQSG, from the exons ATGAGCGAGCCGCCGGCCGACGTACGCGCCTTCCTGCGGGAGCATCCGAGCCTGCGGCTGGAGCCCGGCGCCCGCAAG GTGAGGTGCGCTCTGACGGGCCACGAGCTGCCCTGCCGCCTGTCGGAGCTCCAGGTCTACACCCGCGGCAAGAAGTACCGGCGGCTGGTCCGCGCCTCCCCGGCCTTCGACTACGCTGAGTTCGAGCCGCACATTGTGCCCAGCACCAAGAACCC GCACCAGCTGTTCTGCAAACTCACCCTGCGGCACATCAACAAGTCCCCGGAGCACGTGCTGAGGCACAGCCAGGGCCGGCGGTACCGGAGGGCGCTGCAGAAAT ACGAGGAGTGTCGGAAGCCCGGTGTGGAGGCCGTGCCCGCCTGCCGCCAGCACGGGAGCAGCGGGAGGGCAGACCGGCACGGGCCGCCCCGCCCTAGAGAAGCCTTCTGGGAGCCCGCGTCCAGCGATGACGGCGCCGCCCCAAGTGACAGTGACGACAGCATGACAGACCTGTACCCAC CCGAGCTGTTCACCAAAAAGGACCTGGGAGGGACTGAGCACGGGGACAGCACCGACGACCTTCTGGCGGGGGATGAGGACGAGAAGCCGAGACGCCGCGGAGAGATGGGCCCCGGAGACAGCGGGGCTGTGGGCGCGGGCCGGGAGCAGGTCCTCGAGCGCGGGAAG AAGCAGTCCGGCTCGTTGAAAAAGAAGTCCAAGAGTCATCACCGCAAACCTAAGAGTTTCAGCTCTTTCAAACAGTCAGGTTAA
- the RPL7A gene encoding large ribosomal subunit protein eL8 isoform X1 codes for MPKGKKAKGKKVAPAPAVVKKQEAKKVVNPLFEKRPKNFGIGQDIQPKRDLTRFVKWPRYIRLQRQRAILYKRLKVPPAINQFTQALDRQTATQLLKLAHKYRPETKQEKKQRLLARAEKKAAGKGDVPTKRPPVLRAGVNTVTTLVENKKAQLVVIAHDVDPIELVVFLPALCRKMGVPYCVIKGKARLGRLVHRKTCTTVAFTQVNSEDKGALAKLVEAVRTNYNDRYDEIRRHWGGNVLGPKSVARIAKLEKAKAKELATKLG; via the exons ATG CCGAAGGGAAAGAAGGCCAAGGGCAAGAAGGTGGCCCCGGCCCCTGCTGTGGTGAAGAAGCAGGAGGCCAAGAAGGTGGTCAACCCCTTGTTCGAGAAAAGGCCCAAGAATTTTGGCATTG GACAGGACATCCAGCCCAAAAGGGACCTCACCCGCTTTGTCAAATGGCCCCGCTACATCCGCCTGCAGCGGCAAAGGGCTATCCTCTATAAACGGCTGAAAGTGCCTCCCGCGATTAACCAATTCACCCAGGCCTTGGACCGCCAAACAG CTACTCAGCTGCTTAAGCTGGCCCACAAGTACAGACCAGAGACAAAGCAAGAGAAGAAGCAGAGGTTGCTGGCCCGAGCTGAGAAGAAAGCTGCGGGCAAAGGGGATGTCCCCACCAAGAGGCCACCTGTCCTCCGAGCAG GGGTTAATACCGTCACCACGTTGGTGGAGAACAAGAAGGCTCAGCTGGTGGTCATCGCACACGACGTGGACCCCATCGAG CTGGTGGTCTTCCTGCCGGCCCTGTGCCGTAAGATGGGGGTTCCTTACTGCGTCATCAAGGGCAAGGCCAGGTTGGGGCGTCTGGTCCACAGGAAGACCTGCACCACCGTGGCCTTCACACAAGTCAACTC GGAAGACAAAGGGGCCCTGGCTAAGCTGGTGGAAGCCGTCAGGACCAATTACAACGACAGATACGACGAG ATCCGCCGTCACTGGGGAGGCAACGTCCTGGGCCCCAAGTCAGTGGCTCGCATCGccaagctggaaaaggcaaaggccAAAGAACTGGCCACCAAACTGGGCTAA
- the RPL7A gene encoding large ribosomal subunit protein eL8 isoform X2, translated as MPKGKKAKGKKVAPAPAVVKKQEAKKVVNPLFEKRPKNFGIGQDIQPKRDLTRFVKWPRYIRLQRQRAILYKRLKVPPAINQFTQALDRQTATQLLKLAHKYRPETKQEKKQRLLARAEKKAAGKGDVPTKRPPVLRAGVNTVTTLVENKKAQLVVIAHDVDPIELVVFLPALCRKMGVPYCVIKGKARLGRLVHRKTCTTVAFTQVNSEDKGALAKLVEAVRTNYNDRYDEIRRHWGGNVLGPKSVARIAKLEKAKAKELATKLG; from the exons GCCGAAGGGAAAGAAGGCCAAGGGCAAGAAGGTGGCCCCGGCCCCTGCTGTGGTGAAGAAGCAGGAGGCCAAGAAGGTGGTCAACCCCTTGTTCGAGAAAAGGCCCAAGAATTTTGGCATTG GACAGGACATCCAGCCCAAAAGGGACCTCACCCGCTTTGTCAAATGGCCCCGCTACATCCGCCTGCAGCGGCAAAGGGCTATCCTCTATAAACGGCTGAAAGTGCCTCCCGCGATTAACCAATTCACCCAGGCCTTGGACCGCCAAACAG CTACTCAGCTGCTTAAGCTGGCCCACAAGTACAGACCAGAGACAAAGCAAGAGAAGAAGCAGAGGTTGCTGGCCCGAGCTGAGAAGAAAGCTGCGGGCAAAGGGGATGTCCCCACCAAGAGGCCACCTGTCCTCCGAGCAG GGGTTAATACCGTCACCACGTTGGTGGAGAACAAGAAGGCTCAGCTGGTGGTCATCGCACACGACGTGGACCCCATCGAG CTGGTGGTCTTCCTGCCGGCCCTGTGCCGTAAGATGGGGGTTCCTTACTGCGTCATCAAGGGCAAGGCCAGGTTGGGGCGTCTGGTCCACAGGAAGACCTGCACCACCGTGGCCTTCACACAAGTCAACTC GGAAGACAAAGGGGCCCTGGCTAAGCTGGTGGAAGCCGTCAGGACCAATTACAACGACAGATACGACGAG ATCCGCCGTCACTGGGGAGGCAACGTCCTGGGCCCCAAGTCAGTGGCTCGCATCGccaagctggaaaaggcaaaggccAAAGAACTGGCCACCAAACTGGGCTAA
- the SURF1 gene encoding LOW QUALITY PROTEIN: surfeit locus protein 1 (The sequence of the model RefSeq protein was modified relative to this genomic sequence to represent the inferred CDS: inserted 2 bases in 1 codon; deleted 1 base in 1 codon) — translation MARCTRSWRPNVARTTWAGAGRGGAPEADASRSRKRAPGRGXMAAVRGLGLRTAGLGPRAAGAGPAPARAVRRRVLGVISRPGLVWRPSRCGSSSAEASASKTEDNSFLQWFLFLIPVTAFGLGTWQVQRRKWKLQLIAELESRVTAEPIPLPADPMELKNLEYRPVKVRGHFDHSKELHVMPRTAVGGAGFSGAAASGAHVVTPFRCADLGVTILVNRGFVPRKKVNPDTRREGQVEGEVDLVGMVRLSETRKPFVPENDPERNHWHYRDLEAMARLTGAEPIFIDADFKSTVPGGPIGGQTRVTLRNEHMQYIITWYGLAVATSYLWFKKFLSRTRGV, via the exons ATGGCTCGGTGCACTCGGAGCTGGAGGCCTAACGTCGCTCGAACCAcgtgggcc ggggcggggcggggcggtgcCCCGGAAGCAGACGCCTCCAGATCCCGGAAGCGCGCGCCCGGGCGGGG GATGGCGGCGGTGCGGGGCCTGGGGCTGCGAACGGCGGGGCTGGGGCCGCGGGCGGCGGGCGCGGGGCCG GCTCCGGCCCGCGCCGTCCGGAGGCGCGTCCTTGGGGTCATCTCGCGCCCAG GGTTGGTCTGGAGGCCCAGCAGGTGTGGCAGCTCTTCAGCCGAAGCAAGTGCCTCAAAAACGGAAGACAACTCCTTTCTCCAGTGGTTTCTGTTTCTCATACCTGTGACTGCCTTTGGCCTGGGGACGTGGCAG GTCCAGCGCCGGAAGTGGAAGCTACAGCTGATCGCAGAACTAGAGTCTAGAGTTACGGCCGAGCCCATCCCGCTGCCTGcaga CCCGATGGAACTGAAGAACCTGGAGTACAGGCCAGTGAAGGTCAGGGGGCACTTCGACCACTCTAAGGAGCTGCACGTGATGCCGCGGACCGCGGTGGGCGGGGCCGGGTTCTCGGGGGCGGCCGCCAGCGGTGCCCACGTGGTCACCCCCTTCCGCTGCGCTGACCTGGG AGTCACCATCCTGGTAAACAGAGGGTTTGTGCCCAGGAAGAAAGTGAATCCAGATACGCGGCGCGAAGGCCAG GTTGAGGGAGAAGTGGACCTAGTCGGGATGGTGAGGCTGTCGGAGACCAGGAAGCCCTTTGTTCCCGAGAATGATCCCGAGAGGAACCACTGGCATTACCGGGACCTGGAGGCCATGGCCAGGCTCACAGGCGCAGAGCCCATCTTCATAGATGCCGACTTCA AGAGCACAGTCCCCGGAGGACCCATCGGAGGGCAAACCAGAGTCACCCTGAGGAACGAGCACATGCAGTACATCATCACCTG GTATGGACTCGCTGTGGCCACCTCGTACCTGTGGTTTAAGAAATTCCTAAGCCGGACTCGTGGTGTGTGA
- the SURF4 gene encoding surfeit locus protein 4 yields the protein MGQNDLMGTAEDFADQFLRVTKQYLPHVARLCLISTFLEDGVRMWFQWSEQRDYIDGTWSCGYLLASCFVLLNLLGQLTGCILVLSRNFVQYACFGLFGIIALQTIAYSILWDLKFLMRNLALGGGLLLLLAESRSEGKSMFAGVPTMRESSPKQYMQLGGRVLLVLMFMTLLHFDASFFSILQNIVGTALMILVAIGFKTKLAALTLVVWLFAINVYFNAFWTIPVYKPMHDFLKYDFFQTMSVIGGLLLVVALGPGGVSMDEKKKEW from the exons TTCCTGCGAGTCACCAAGCAGTACCTGCCGCACGTGGCACGCCTCTGCCTGATCAGCACCTTCCTGGAGGACGGCGTCCGCATGTGGTTCCAGTGGAGCGAACAGCGGGACTACATCGACGGCACCTGGAGCTGCGGCTACCTGCTGGCCTCCTGCTTCGTGCTCCTCAACCTGCTCGGGCAGCTGA CCGGCTGCATCCTGGTGTTGAGCAGGAACTTCGTGCAGTACGCCTGCTTTGGGCTCTTCGGCATCATCGCGCTGCAG ACGATTGCCTACAGCATTTTATGGGACTTGAAGTTTCTGATGAG GAACCTGGCCCTGGGAGGAGGCTTGTTGCTTCTCCTGGCGGAGTCCCGCTCCGAAGGGAAGAGCATGTTCGCGGGCGTCCCCACCATGCGCGAGAGCTCCCCCAAACAGTACATGCAGCTCGGAGGCCGGGTCTTGCTGGTCTTGATGTTCATGACCCTCCTTCACTTTGACGCCAGCTTCTTCTCG ATTCTCCAGAACATCGTGGGCACGGCTCTGATGATTTTGGTGGCCATCGGCTTTAAAACCAAGCTGGCCGCTTTGACTCTCGTCGTGTGGCTGTTTGCCATCAACGTGTATTTCAACGCCTTCTGGACCATTCCCGTCTACAAGCCCATGCATGACTTCCTCAAGTACGACTTTTTCCAGACCATGTCGGTGATCGGAGGCTTGCTCCTGGTGGTGGCCCTGGGCCCCGGGGGCGTGTCCATGGACGAGAAGAAGAAAGAGTGGTAA